The Aedes albopictus strain Foshan chromosome 2, AalbF5, whole genome shotgun sequence region TTTCTCAATATCGTCCCAGGAAATTTCCATTGCTCCTGCATCGATAAAGTACAGCAAATGATTGGTGGCGGCTTCCTCATCAAACGATTTGATTGGCTGACTTTGTTCGACCAATCTGGACAGTGCATCTGCCACATTCATTTCACCAGGTATCCTTTTGACATTGAAATTGTAGGGCTGCAGTCGCAATGCCCATGACTCTGCTCTCGTCACTGCTCTTTTCCCAATTCTGTGCTGGCCACCAAAAATAAACTCATTCGATTCTGCATCAGTTCGTATTGTAAAGAACATACTCGTGAGGTACACAGAAAGTCTTTCAACAGCCCAAACCATTGCCAAGGCTTCTTTTTGTGTCTGGGGATACTTCTGCTCTGTAACAGATAGCGCCTTTGAAACACACGCTATTACCCTCGGGTTAGATTCCTGGTCGAATTGGACTAATACCGCCCCCAAGCCAAACGGTGAAGCATCGACGAATAGTTCTGTGCGGTCGTCTCTGTTGAAATATCCAAGCGTAATGGTGTCCCACGCCTCATTTTTTAGGAGCTCAAATTCGTCCTCGAGTTCCTGATTCCAGAAGAATCGATCAGCTCTTGCTAACTCTCGAAGCCTTATCGTTTTGTCTGCTCTGTTTGGGATAAATTTTCCGATAAAGTTGACCAATCCTAAAAAACTCTTCACCTCTGCAATCGACTCTGGATGCCTGAAGTTTCGCAAGGCTGAAATCTTCTCTTCTTCGATCTTCCATCCTTCAGCTGACACTACGAAGCCCAGAAATTCAACCGACTGCTTTCCGAAAGCGCATTTTTCTTCATTTATTTTGACATTATGGTTTTCCAAGCTCTTCATCACCTGTTCCAAGTTTTCGTCGTGTTCTTTCTTAGTACGCCCGAAGATCAATACGTCATCCAAGTAATTAATCTGACCTTCACATCCAGCAAGTACAACGGTTTGCAGAGTCTCCTGAAATATATCGGGAGCATTCGTCAGTCCGAACGGGAGTCTGCGATAACGGTAGAGCCCATCTCCGGCGAAAAAGTTCGTTAAATGTCGTGAGCCTTCGTCCAACTCAATATGGAAAAATGCGTTCGTCAAATCAATGGTGGAGAACCACTGGGCACCATGAAGTTCCATCAGTATCGACTCAAGTGTGGGCATTTTGAAGGGAGTTCTATAGATACATCGATTGGGTCCCCGCAAATCGATGACGAGTCGAATGTCATTCTTTCCTTTGGGTACCACCTATAGGGAAGAACAGAATGAACGATCCATGTCCATAGTGACCTCTTCAATGATCCCGCTTGATAGAAGATAGTCAATCTTCTGTTTCGTAAGTTCCTTGAATGCTTTTGGAATGTGAGTGTACACATTACGAGCGGGCGGCATATTAGCATTATACTTCAACGACACTGGAGGAATGTTGAATTTTGGAAACTCTCTGGTTGAAACGGTTTGAATATAGCGTCCATTGGGCTGAAACTGGTGCCGTTTCTGCTGTCGTATAGGCACATTTAAACCAACGTCAAGGACTGAGTATCTGATCGCCGTGTTAAGCCCCAAAAGTGCTTTGAACTCATCCACCACGTAGAATTTTTCTACTGTTACTGGTCTATCGTGCGAAATGAACAACTCAGCGGAAAAATTGGCGACAACTTTGATTGGTTCAGGCATTGCATACGCTTTCAATGGTGTGTCAGAAGAGGATTTCAGACCAATTATTTGAGACTTAGCGTTCTGATCGGCTAAAATCAGGTCGAAAGATGCCTTTGTAATGGTGTTCACCTGCGCACCAGAATCAATTAGAAATTTAACTCCAATCCCGGCAACTTTTGCTTCAATCGTTGCATTTGGAATTCTATGGCCACAAGTGGCCTGCATGTTGTTCACCTCTAGTGTATCAGATTCGGCGACTTGTGAATCGGTTTTAGCCTGTAAAATGATACGCAAACATTtaaatcaatattttattttcttttatttcaattagtttatttcaaataaaactttTCTTTCAAGTTGTAATCCATTTAAGATTGTTTCAATAAAACATGTTACTCCAAATCATCAATGTTTTGTACCTTTGGGTCTGGATCAGCTTCCGTTTTCGCACATTCGATGGCGGCAATCTTCCGTTCTACGGTAGGCTCCTCTTCCTCTGCGTGGCGTTTTAAGGGTCTTCTCTGCTCCAATGGGCTGGACTGATTCGATGGACAGCAACGAGCAATATGGCCATACTGTCGGCAAATTCGACAGTCCTTCTTGATCGCAAAGCATTCAGATGATCGGTGATAAACGCTTCCGCACCTCCAACAGTTGGATTGTGAACGATTGTTGCCTCTCGAAAATCCTCGTCCTCCTCTTCCACCACCACGGTTCGGGAATCCTCTGCCTCTTCCGTACGAACTGAAAGCTGTTCGTTGGTTACGATATTCCTCATTGCTGTGAGACACCGCCGCAACCAATGGCGAATCTCTCAGCCTTTGCCTCCTTAGAAACTCTTCTTCGCTTGATTTTTCAATCTCATGGTCCTGGATCAGATCGATGAGGTCCTTCATGGTACCTtgcttcagccaattccgattggcCAGTGTCCGAACTCTAGCATCGTTAGCCCTTTGTGTGATAACTCTCACTACCGCCTCCATCTCTTCATCCGGTCCATAACCACACAGCTTCGCAGCACAGGTCACGCGCCGCACAAATGCAATGCTGTTTTCCGTAGCTCCTTGCAGCATCATCATAAGCTTTCCTCGTTGCGTTAGTGTGTATGCCCTGGATCCATAGTATCCGTCAAGTCGAGCCAATGCGTTCGAGAATGGGGAAGTTTGCTCATCCGGCATCTCTGGTGTAGAAGATGTCGTGCTCAAGATTTCCCGGAGCTTGGGGCCAGACTTGATCTTGAACACTCCGTATTTCATCCTTTCATCTGTAGCGTTGGCCAGCTGAAGCGACGAAACAAGCATGTCCTTCCAGTATTCGAATGCTTGTTTGTCAATTT contains the following coding sequences:
- the LOC134286315 gene encoding uncharacterized protein LOC134286315 codes for the protein MDSSDVGRDSGATFNGPLAPTKTPSKKSLLKELSEVLKKNNALREQVASLSGFGSDWIPASSSTGHSDGPLLSAMSNWSLGALNIPECVPSEGQTEIDKQAFEYWKDMLVSSLQLANATDERMKYGVFKIKSGPKLREILSTTSSTPEMPDEQTSPFSNALARLDGYYGSRAYTLTQRGKLMMMLQGATENSIAFVRRVTCAAKLCGYGPDEEMEAVVRVITQRANDARVRTLANRNWLKQGTMKDLIDLIQDHEIEKSSEEEFLRRQRLRDSPLVAAVSHSNEEYRNQRTAFSSYGRGRGFPNRGGGRGGRGFSRGNNRSQSNCWRCGSVYHRSSECFAIKKDCRICRQYGHIARCCPSNQSSPLEQRRPLKRHAEEEEPTVERKIAAIECAKTEADPDPKVQNIDDLE